From Huiozyma naganishii CBS 8797 chromosome 11, complete genome, a single genomic window includes:
- the AZR1 gene encoding azole transporter yields MSRASMEKSIVRGNIGIDIKSVDSVQVHTSKTDTAQTLEEEVEYNEFGQPLPKGIILWACTGALALANFLAALDIMIVTTIINDVGAHFDAYAKTGWIIAGYSLPNALMSLLWGRIAFSFLGFKTAMLSAIVIFEIGSLICALANSMDMLIGGRVIAGIGGSGIQSLSFVIGSTLVSPRGRGFIIAFMSASFGIASVIGPFIGGAFTSHVTWRWCFWINLPVGAVALVIFTWVYNPTGKKQVLLTIHDLKELSEKVKKVRFKDLLKHLLFKLDIIEFMLISAGIVCILLAFTFGGNRFKWGSYSIILLFVIGGCLVIVALVYDFVIFPNLQIVKANYIQYQPLISWKNLRIRGIFTASMTTFFFCIGYMSQTVYYVQFFQLIYNSSPWKASIHLIAVMIPTVLTAVVCGFLNGKFGYVKPITVAGMCLAVIGAGLLTLLDNHSNSAQHIGLLILPGVAFGACNQCTMMAAQIELDKKSPTFKSDFVAVTTLNSFLKNCGQAVGSIISASVFGGAVMNKIGKSSYHSEIRSVDDLIIYRAEHFDGARSVLGNMISDSVKDVFYMALGWCALAFLFAIFTSNKKIEAPKKGEPVDVEAQKS; encoded by the coding sequence ATGTCAAGAGCTTCAATGGAAAAATCCATTGTGAGAGGCAATATTGGGATTGATATTAAGAGCGTTGATTCAGTTCAGGTACATACAAGCAAAACTGACACCGCTCAAACATTAGAAGAGGAAGTTGAATATAACGAGTTTGGACAACCACTACCTAAAGGAATCATCCTTTGGGCATGCACGGGCGCTTTAGCGCTAGCAAACTTTCTAGCCGCCCTAGATATAATGATCGTGACCACCATAATCAATGACGTGGGCGCGCACTTTGATGCTTACGCAAAGACAGGTTGGATTATTGCTGGCTACAGTCTACCAAATGCTTTGATGTCCCTTCTATGGGGTCGTAttgctttttctttcttgggTTTTAAAACAGCCATGCTATCCGCAATTGtaatctttgaaattggttCGTTGATTTGTGCGCTGGCGAATTCGATGGATATGCTTATTGGTGGAAGGGTTATAGCTGGTATTGGTGGTAGTGGTATTCAAAGTCTGTCCTTTGTGATTGGGTCAACTTTGGTGAGTCCGCGCGGTAGAGGATTTATTATTGCCTTTATGAGCGCTTCATTCGGTATAGCCTCAGTCATCGGCCCTTTCATCGGAGGTGCATTTACATCTCACGTCACATGGAGGTGGTGCTTTTGGATTAATTTGCCGGTGGGGGCTGTTGCTCTTGTGATTTTTACTTGGGTTTACAATCCAACTGGTAAAAAGCAGGTTCTACTGACCATTCACGACTTGAAAGAACTCTCAGAGAAAGTCAAGAAGGTAAGATTTAAAGACCTTCTAAAGCATTTGCTGTTTAAACTCGACATTATTGAGTTCATGTTAATCAGTGCAGGTATTGTTTGCATTCTGCTCGCTTTTACCTTTGGTGGGAATCGGTTTAAATGGGGTTCATATTCTATAATTTTACTTTTTGTCATTGGAGGTTGTCTAGTGATCGTTGCTCTGGTGTATGACTTTGTTATTTTCccaaatcttcaaataGTGAAAGCGAATTACATCCAATACCAACCACTGATCTCTTGGAAAAATTTACGGATACGCGGTATCTTTACTGCAAGTATGACcaccttctttttttgcatTGGATACATGAGCCAAACAGTATACTACGTCCAGTTCTTCCAACTAATTTACAACAGTTCACCTTGGAAGGCCTCCATCCATTTGATTGCTGTTATGATCCCCACGGTGCTTACTGCTGTTGTATGTGGGTTTTTGAATGGCAAGTTTGGATACGTGAAACCTATTACAGTTGCTGGTATGTGTTTAGCTGTTATTGGAGCCGGTCTCTTAACGCTACTGGACAACCATTCAAATAGTGCCCAACATATCGGTTTGTTGATTCTCCCCGGTGTTGCGTTTGGTGCTTGCAATCAATGCACCATGATGGCTGCACAGATTGAGCTGGATAAGAAAAGCCCCACTTTCAAATCAGATTTTGTCGCTGTGACAACCTTGAATTCATTCCTGAAAAACTGCGGACAAGCTGTTGGAAGTATTATTAGTGCTAGTGTCTTTGGAGGAGCGGTAATGAATAAGATAGGGAAGAGTTCTTACCATTCAGAAATAAGGTCTGTTGATGATTTGATTATTTACAGAGCTGAACACTTCGATGGGGCACGCTCTGTGTTGGGGAATATGATCAGCGACTCAGTGAAGGATGTGTTTTACATGGCTCTGGGGTGGTGTGCACTCGCCTTTCTGTTTGCGATTTTCACTagtaataaaaaaattgaagctCCAAAAAAAGGGGAACCAGTAGATGTCGAAGCACAGAAGAGTTGA
- the SDH5 gene encoding succinate dehydrogenase assembly factor SDH5 (similar to Saccharomyces cerevisiae EMI5 (YOL071W); ancestral locus Anc_3.144), giving the protein MLARTALTRNTRLLRFAPIFRQNRHYSSRSSSNDGGEGHDAELIKRIKIPPIKRTGETLDKMRSRLIYQSRKRGILETDLLLSSFAAKNLKNMSKEQLEEYDELLNELDWDIYYWATRNYKISPIPDKWRNSKLLKDLQNFSENKEKKILRMPELDKY; this is encoded by the coding sequence ATGCTGGCCAGGACTGCTTTAACGAGAAATACACGCCTGCTGAGGTTTGCTCCAATCTTCCGCCAAAATCGGCATTACTCAAGTCGCTCGTCCTCCAATGATGGTGGTGAAGGGCATGATGCGGAATTGATaaaaagaatcaaaatACCTCCAATCAAGAGAACAGGCGAAACTTTGGACAAGATGAGGTCACGGTTAATCTATCAATCGCGCAAAAGAGGTATCCTGGAGACAGACTTGCTTCTATCCAGTTTTGCTGCCAAGAACCTGAAGAACATGAGTAAAGAGCAGCTAGAAGAGTACGATGAGCTGTTGAACGAATTGGATTGGGATATTTATTACTGGGCGACTAGGAACTACAAAATCAGTCCCATTCCTGATAAGTGGAGAAACTCCAAGCTGTTGAAAGATCTACAAAACTTTAGCGAGAataaggaaaaaaaaatacttcGAATGCCGGAACTTGACAAGTACTGA
- the THP1 gene encoding Thp1p (similar to Saccharomyces cerevisiae THP1 (YOL072W); ancestral locus Anc_3.141) — MSYTTDQFFHSLSIEDYGILCVDLNVNGSHIAALQSNLQLQNLDNAAIEDLVERQKFYKGKWTRFNIMVASYLKFCRDLDPWSVWASSDMIFQYYSDLNNCLLNDSYPLDNLIDVYLQNTEYVLSIAQKLDNNYRSLNTRKFQFMSYVSSVISKLFNSIKPNKSTDGGEAIISKKQQTLLYLVNKLNNIYFKIKSPQLCSNIFKNFKPKSDVKNFGQFPVNQQIEYRYLLGKYYLFNARITNAFVQLNSAYSLLAGFSGSRNPAILRNLRRLLRYLIPVGLIIGKLPNVGIVAQVYPELAQMYRPLIQAARSGNIFALNEWFRHNELELRQRQLLLILVEKLPMITYRYLLRRVIQIRSSVENTNRLSYDVLQKAFELAIQDNGNKRHDIYDGIHDSKNAENVLVTLINLGYFRGNCFPLLQLCVFQRTENIDEVLPSVTEKIIAMFPLNNEDAWLDS, encoded by the coding sequence ATGAGTTACACAACAGACCAATTCTTTCACAGTCTGTCCATTGAAGACTATGGCATACTCTGTGTTGATCTGAATGTCAATGGGTCACATATCGCGGCTCTACAATCGAATTTACAATTGCAAAACTTGGATAATGCGGCTATAGAGGATTTGGTGGAACGACAGAAGTTCTACAAAGGTAAATGGACGCGGTTTAACATAATGGTAGCGTCGTATCTCAAATTTTGTCGAGATTTAGATCCCTGGTCAGTGTGGGCCAGTTCTGACATGATCTTCCAGTACTACTCGGATTTGAACAACTGTCTATTGAACGATTCGTATCCACTAGACAATCTGATTGATGTGTATTTGCAGAATACCGAGTACGTTCTTTCTATTGCTCAGAAGCTCGACAATAACTACCGCTCTTTGAATACAAGGAAGTTCCAATTCATGTCGTACGTCTCGTCTGTGATCTCAAAGCTTTTCAATAGTATCAAACCGAACAAGTCCACGGATGGTGGAGAAGCCATCATTTCTAAAAAACAGCAGACACTGTTGTACCTCGtgaacaaattgaacaacatATATTTCAAGATAAAGTCGCCCCAGTTATGTTCCaacatcttcaagaatttcaAACCGAAGAGTGACGTCAAGAATTTTGGCCAATTCCCCGTCAATCAACAGATTGAGTACAGGTATCTCTTGGGGAAATACTACCTGTTCAATGCGAGAATCACAAACGcttttgttcaattgaacagtgcGTATTCTCTACTAGCCGGTTTCAGCGGTTCAAGGAATCCGGCGATACTAAGAAATCTTCGGAGGCTACTGCGGTACCTAATTCCCGTTGGTTTAATTATTGGGAAACTCCCCAATGTCGGGATTGTCGCGCAAGTATATCCTGAATTAGCACAAATGTATAGACCGCTAATTCAAGCTGCTAGATCCGGAAACATCTTCGCGTTGAATGAATGGTTTAGACACAACGAATTAGAGCTCAGGCAGCGgcagctgctgttgataTTGGTCGAAAAATTACCAATGATAACGTACAGGTATCTACTGAGAAGGGTTATTCAGATTCGCTCGTCAGTGGAAAACACGAACAGACTGTCCTATGATGTCCTGCAAAAAGCCTTTGAACTGGCTATTCAGGACAACGGGAACAAACGGCATGATATTTATGACGGGATCCACGATAGCAAAAATGCAGAAAACGTACTAGTGACTCTAATCAATCTAGGCTACTTTCGTGGCAATTGTTTCCCCCTGTTACAGTTGTGTgtatttcaaagaactgaaaaTATTGACGAGGTCCTGCCATCAGTAACAGAAAAGATTATCGCCATGTTCCCCCTGAACAACGAAGATGCATGGTTAGATTCTTAA
- the KNAG0K01030 gene encoding uncharacterized protein, producing the protein MSLTSSKKETQVVTEQRLSVDFGSAEEIERPFSNIRSVRSQTGAGEVNFIDAGATVSDHQLLAEIGYKQELNRQFSTIQVFGIAFSIMGLLPSIASVMGGGLAGGPTTLVWGWFIAGCFILTVGIAMAENASAIPTAGGLYYWTYYYAPKGYKEVISFVIGCSNSLALAAGVCSIDYGFAEEVLAAVVIAKDGNFEITPGKTYGVFAAAVVAMGICTCMASKAIARLQTISIVSNLFIIVLLFIALPIGTKINMGGFNDGSFIFGKFKNLSDWNNGWQFFLAGFMPVVWTIGAFDSCVHQSEEAKDAKKSVPIGIIGSISVCWVLGWLILICLMACMSPDIEGIVDNKYGFAMAQIIYDSLGKKWAVAFMSLIAFCQFLMGSSVVTAISRQIWAFARDDGLPLSDYIKMVDKKYKVPFNAIIFACCGSLILGLLCLIDAAATSALFSLAVAGNNLAWSTPTLLRLTSGRDLFRPGPFYLGPVWSKVNGWISIIFEAFIIIVVMFPSEKHGITKSTMNYTCVIGPGIWFLSWVYYSVYKKSTTTVLKQTYLRSNLRKPSAQMLLIIFCRTMKQAKMCSSFFV; encoded by the coding sequence ATGTCCTTAAcgtcttcaaaaaaggAGACCCAAGTCGTAACGGAGCAAAGACTCTCCGTTGACTTTGGGTCTGCGGAGGAAATAGAGCGTCCATTTTCTAACATACGTTCAGTAAGATCCCAGACTGGTGCTGGGGAAGTCAACTTCATTGATGCAGGAGCTACTGTTTCTGATCACCAACTGCTGGCAGAAATCGGTTACAAACAAGAGCTTAACAGACAGTTTTCAACGATACAGGTATTCGGCATTGCATTTTCCATTATGGGTTTACTGCCATCTATAGCATCTGTAATGGGTGGTGGTCTTGCTGGTGGTCCCACGACACTTGTATGGGGCTGGTTTATTGCCGGTTGCTTTATCCTGACTGTTGGTATTGCAATGGCTGAAAATGCGAGTGCTATCCCGACGGCGGGTGGTCTATATTACTGGACGTATTACTATGCTCCAAAGGGCTACAAGGAGGTCATTTCCTTTGTTATCGGATGTTCTAATTCTTTAGCTCTTGCCGCAGGGGTCTGCTCGATAGATTACGGTTTTGCTGAAGAAGTCCTTGCGGCTGTCGTCATTGCCAAGGATGGAAACTTCGAAATAACGCCCGGTAAAACGTATGGTGTTTTCGCTGCGGCCGTTGTGGCAATGGGAATCTGTACATGCATGGCATCCAAGGCCATTGCGCGGCTGCAAACGATAAGTATTGTCTCCAATTTGTTCATTATTGTTTTGCTTTTCATTGCGTTACCCATAGGCACTAAAATAAACATGGGAGGGTTCAACGATGGTTCTTTTATCTTTGGTAAATTTAAGAACCTGAGTGATTGGAACAATGGATggcaattttttcttgcgGGGTTTATGCCTGTTGTGTGGACAATTGGCGCATTCGATTCGTGTGTCCATCAATCTGAGGAAGCCAAGGATGCCAAAAAATCTGTACCAATTGGTATCATTGGCTCGATATCTGTCTGCTGGGTTTTAGGGTGGCTGATTCTGATCTGTTTGATGGCATGTATGTCACCGGACATAGAGGGAATTGTTGATAACAAGTACGGGTTTGCCATGGCACAGATCATTTACGATTCTTTAGGTAAAAAGTGGGCCGTTGCCTTTATGTCCTTGATTGCCTTCTGTCAATTCCTAATGGGTTCTTCAGTGGTTACAGCTATTTCCAGACAGATATGGGCTTTTGCTCGTGACGACGGGCTCCCCCTATCCGACTACATAAAAATGGTTGACAAGAAGTATAAAGTTCCCTTCAACGCTATTATCTTTGCTTGTTGCGGttctttgattttgggGTTACTGTGTTTGATTGATGCTGCCGCGACAAGTGCCTTATTCTCACTAGCGGTGGCGGGGAATAACCTGGCATGGAGTACCCCTACTCTTCTTCGGTTGACCTCTGGAAGAGACCTGTTCAGACCTGGTCCCTTTTATTTGGGCCCTGTGTGGTCAAAAGTGAACGGGTGGATCTCGATTATTTTCGAGGCCTTTATTATCATAGTGGTGATGTTCCCAAGTGAAAAGCATGGCATCACTAAATCCACAATGAACTACACTTGTGTGATTGGTCCAGGGATATGGTTTTTGTCCTGGGTGTACTACTCCGTATACAAAAAAAGTACTACCACGGTCCTAAAACAAACTTATCTGAGGAGCAATTTGAGGAAGCCGTCGGCCCAGATGTTATTGATCATATTCTGTCGTACCATGAAGCAAGCAAAGATGTGTAGTAGTTTTTTTGTCTGA
- the UPF3 gene encoding Upf3p (similar to Saccharomyces cerevisiae UPF3 (YGR072W); ancestral locus Anc_3.140) produces MEGQDAQPTGNGSTTPKRDNREQESTTKVKNGLRNPQAFEDISNASTSPKQQFKRFQKKPGMFAARRNKAAESSQDESVTKAKGPRNGKANRGSNNNNRKKKKARGKYKESEGFRVVMRLLPPNLTFEELCTTLKTEITSDFVSVYRISDIYYVQGHYSVKAFNEPIFSRCYFHFDDMENLKAFVMKLQGIMLVDDRDNAVKPTIKLTPYAKKLSDTNPNGFGKSKTFVLEGSLEETKLFKNFMKSLKYIEKTQEAGDEGSLFNLLDGSISLLKPLEKELAKKKKAEAAVKRKTENALTELAGSIAGNNKNKKKKKKKTKTDKDASTGAGLSKTDTKNKKKKPKKSKLLNAKRTERNNAQDSTDKKNNNIVILEDAGKRELQKRKSLQKKKETEQKKSMKKLVPQSKKQPRMDVGTLSRYSISSQPFVPSTTKPEN; encoded by the coding sequence ATGGAGGGTCAAGATGCTCAGCCTACCGGTAACGGAAGCACTACCCCCAAGAGGGACAACagagaacaagaaagtACCACGAAGGTCAAAAATGGCTTAAGGAATCCGCAGgcttttgaagatatttcCAATGCGAGTACTTCGCCAAAGCAGCAGTTCAAAAGGTTTCAGAAAAAACCGGGCATGTTTGCCGCTAGAAGAAATAAAGCTGCCGAGAGTAGTCAAGACGAGTCCGTGACCAAGGCGAAGGGTCCACGAAATGGGAAGGCAAACCGTGGTTcgaataataataataggaagaaaaagaaagctCGCGGTAAGTATAAAGAATCAGAAGGATTTAGAGTAGTGATGCGTCTACTACCGCCCAATTTAACTTTTGAGGAATTATGCACTACTCTAAAAACGGAAATCACAAGTGATTTCGTTTCTGTCTATCGAATATCAGATATCTACTACGTCCAGGGACACTATTCAGTCAAGGCATTTAATGAGCCAATTTTTTCCAGATGTTATTTCCATTTTGATGATATGGAGAACCTGAAAGCGTTTGTTATGAAGCTACAGGGTATAATGCTTGTGGACGATAGAGACAACGCTGTCAAACCCACAATAAAGCTGACTCCATATGCTAAGAAGCTTTCTGATACCAACCCAAATGGGTTTGGGAAGTCAAAGACATTTGTCTTGGAAGGCTCTTTAGAAGAAACAAAGCtattcaaaaacttcatgaaatctttgaaatatatTGAGAAAACCCAAGAAGCTGGAGATGAGGGAAGTCTATTTAATCTTTTAGACGGATCAATTTCCTTACTGAAACCGCTAGAAAAGGAATTggccaagaagaagaaagctGAGGCCGCAGTGAAAAGAAAGACCGAAAACGCATTAACCGAGTTGGCTGGTTCTATCGCAGGtaataataaaaacaagaaaaagaagaaaaagaagactAAGACTGATAAAGATGCATCAACTGGTGCCGGCTTGAGCAAAACtgacacaaaaaataaaaagaagaaacccAAGAAGTCTAAACTTTTGAATGCCAAGCGTACAGAGAGGAACAATGCACAAGACTCGACCGATAAAAAGAATAACAATATTGTAATTTTGGAAGATGCTGGTAAGAGAGAACTgcaaaaaaggaagagcttgcagaagaagaaagaaacagagcagaaaaaatcaatgaaGAAGCTAGTCCCTCAAAGCAAGAAGCAGCCTCGAATGGACGTGGGAACTTTGAGCAGGTACAGCATTAGCAGCCAACCTTTTGTCCCTTCAACGACAAAACCTGAAAACTAA